The DNA region TGCGCCTCGGTGATGACGAAGGGCAGCACGCCCTGCGGCTTCAGCTGCCTTGTGGCGCCGGTATCGGTGACCACGGGCGTGGCGCAGAACGGGCAGGTCGAGGCGTGCTGGTCCGAGGTGATCTCGACCTTGGCGCCGCAGTTCGGGCAGGAGAGGGTGCGGACGGTCTCGGTCAGGTCGGAGCCTGCGTCGAGGCGCAGCCCCTGTTCCAGCGGGATCTCGCGCAGGTCGGACTTGTGGCCGCTGTCCCATTGCAGCGCGCGACCGGTCGAGGGGTCGTTCAGGATGACCCGGTCGCCCCAGGGCCCCTGCGCCGTCTGCCGGGCGGGCGCGCGGGCGGGGCCGGGGCCGATATGCTGCTCATGCCCGCAATAGGGGCAGACCAGGCTTTGCTGCCCGGGCGAGAATTCCAGGCTCGCGCCGCAATTCTCGCACGGGTAGCGGTATTCCGAAGGCGGTGTCGGCATGCGTCAGCCCTTGGGCACCGGGGGCGGCGGCGGGGGCGGGGCGATGGTGAAGAGCTGGGCCAGTTCGGCCACGTCCTCGGCCGGTTTCCAGCCGTCCTGGCCCGGGGTCCAGACCAGGGTTTCGCGGGTGAAGCCGCCCTGCTGCGCCAGCCGGCCCAGATGGGCGCGGCCATAGGGCCCTTGCGCGGCGCCGTCGACGGCGATGTGCCAGACGGTTTCGGGATGCAGCGGCGGCGGGGTTTGCGGGGCCTGTTGTGGCGCCTGTTGGCCGGGGATCGCGCCCCAGGGACCGCGCCCGGCCATCGCCGCGCCAAGGCCGGCGCCCAGCCCGGCGCCGAGGCCCGCGCCCATGCCCGCACCCGCGCCGCCCGGCTGTTGCGAGGCGTTCAGCATCGCCTCGGAGGCGGCGTATTGGCCGAAGCGGTTCAGGTCGCCGACGATGCCCATCGAGGTGCGCTTGTCGAGCATCTTTTCCACCTCGTCCGGCAGGCTGATGTTCTCGACATAGAATTCGGGGATGGTCAGGCCGTATTCGGCGACCGTCGGGCTGATCGCCTTGGCGACCATCTGGCCGAATTGCGCCGTGTTCGCCGCCATGTCGAGGACGGGGATGCCCGAGCCCGCGATCATGCGCGAGAATTCCTGCACGATGATGTTGCGCAGCTGGAAGGTGATTTCGTCCTTGGTGAATTCGCCGTCGGTGCCGACGATCTCGGTCATGAAGCGGCCGGGGTCGGTCACGCGCATGGAATAGGTGCCGAAGGCGCGGATGCGCACCGGGCCGAATTCGGGGTCGCGGGCTATGACCGGGTTCTTGGTGCCCCATTTCAGGTCGTTGAAGCGGGTGGTGTTGACGAAATAGATTTCCGACTTGAAGGGGCTGCGGAAGCCGTGGTCCCAATGCTGCAGCCGGGTCAGGATCGGCAGGTTGTTGGTTTCCAGCATGTAGAGGCCGGGCTGGAACACGTCGGCAAGCTGGCCCTCGTGGATGAAGACGGCGGCCTGGCCTTCGCGCACGGTCAGCTTGGCGCCGTATTTGATGGCGCGGCCGACGGTCGGGAAGCGATAGACCATGGTGTCGCGGCTGTCGTCGGTCCATTCGATGATCTCGATGAACTCGCCGCCGAGGATGTTGAAGAGCGACATGGGAGCCTCGTCCTTGGGATTTCCCTAGACGTTAGCGCAGGGCGGCGGGTCGATCCATTCCCCTTTGCGGTCGCCGAGGAAGTCCAGATAGAACGCGACCGTCTGGCCCTGCGCGTCGCCGAGACGAAAGAACTGGTAACCGCCGTCGCCGTAACCGCTTGAGGAGACCGCCATGCGCGTCCCATCGGGCAGGGTCACGAAGCTGGCGAAGGTTTGCAGCGGCAATTGCGGTTCGAGCGCGGTATAGGGGTCGCTGGCCTGGGCCTGCAACGAGTCGTAATAGAGGCTCATCGCCTCAAGGCCGGATCGGGTCACGATTGCGGCGAGGCCGGTATCCACGCCGACGACGCCCAGGGATTCGCCGCGGGCCGGCATGCCGTCAGCGGTGACCAGCGCGATGGCGGCTGCATAGGCGTAGCCGTCCTCACGCGCCAGCACGGCATAGAAACGCGCCTCCGGCGCTGCCGGGGTCGGCGCGGGCTTGGTGGCGAAGCCGGTCAGCGGGTCCAGCGCGACGATGCCGCTGCCGTCCAGCGGATAGGGGCCGATGTCGCGGCCGATGCGGTCGGGGTCGCCCGAACGGTCGATCAGCCATTGCACCGCGCCCGGCAGCGCATCGGCCGCCGCTGGGCCGGTGCCGAGAAGGCAGGCGGTCAGCAGCAGCGCCGGCAGCGCGGCGCTTCGCGTCAAACCTCGGTCCCCAGCAGTTCGCGGGCGATCTGCAAGACGATGGGGCGGGCCTCGGCCTCGGTCATGCCGGGGCGCAGGCGCGGGTCGTAGAGGATTTTCAGCAACAGCTCGTCGTGGCGGGTCAGATAGGCGAATTCCTCGTCGTCGTTGAAGACCGAGGGCCGCGCGCGCGGGCTGTCGTTGGCAAGGCCCATGCCCTGCGCCAGTTCCTCATGCACGCAGGAGCGGCGCAGGCGGGGCGGCAGCTCGGCCCGGATCAGCGCCACCGCCTGCGAATAGACCGGCGAGTTGCCGCTGGAATAGGCGAAGACCGTGCAATAGTTCTGCGGCGCCAGGTCGCGCAGGGCGGCGATGTCCCCTTCGGGGATGCCGGGGACCAGGCTGGCGAGCCTGGGGCCGATGGCGCGGCGCTCGTCCTCGTTGAGGATCAGCACGTTGAAATTGCCGGCGGCGCCGGTCAGCCCGACCGGATGGCCGCTGACCCGCTGCAGCCGGGCGGCGAAATCGGCGATATCGGCGCGGTCGCGCGTGCGCTGCACCGGGGCGACCGAGTCGCCGAACTCCAGCCGGATCGCCACCGGCTGCTGCCAGCGGCGCAGCGGCGCGGGCGTCGGGCGCGAGATCAGCTTGCCGCCCTGGCGCAGGTATTCGTCATAGAGCGCGACCTCGACGAAATCCTCGGCCAGCTTCTCGGGAGTCATCGCGATGTCGCTGCCGTCGTCGGTGCGCAGACGGCCGCGTGCGATCAGCGCCTGTTCGACGCCGGCAAGATGGTCGCGCATGGTGCGGCTGGCGGGGCTGTTGGCGGCCACCTCGGCCCTGGCGGCGGCCTCGCGCGCGGTTTCGGCGCGTTCGCGGCGCAGCGCGGCTTGGTCGGGGCGGGGTGTTTCGGGGCGCTGGGGCGGCGGCGCCTCGGCCGCGGGCGGCGGGGTCTGGGCCGGCGGCTGGTCCGAGCAGGCGGCCAGCGCCGCCAGCAGCGCGAGCGCCAGGCAGGGGCGGGCGATCCGGGTCACGACGCTTGCGCCGGACTGGGGTTGCGGGCGCTGGCCGAGGCCAGGGTCTTGCGCAATTCGGCCTCCATGGCCTTGAGGTCCTCTTCGGCGGCGGCGCGGCGCGAGCGGCCTTCGTCGGCGATGCGCAGGCTGTCCTCGATGGTCGAGACCAGCTCGGCATTGGCGGTGCGCACGGCCTCGATGTCGAAGACGCCGCGTTCCAGCTGGGTGCGGATCTGGGCGTTCGCCTGGCGCAGGTTCTTGGCATTGGCCGTCAGCAGGTCGTTGGTCAGGTCGTTCGCCTCTTTGACCGCGCGGGCGGCCTCGGCGCTGCGCTGGATGGTGACGGCCTGCGCCAGCTGGGTTTCCCACAACGGCACCGTGTTCACCAGCGTGGAATTGATCTTGGTGACCAGCGACTTGTCGTTTTCCTGCACCAGCCGGATCGAGGGCAGCGATTGCATGGTCACCTGCCGCGTCAGCTTCAGGTCGTGCACGCGCCGTTCCAGATCGTCGCGGGCAGACCGCAGGTCGCGCAGTTCCTGCGCGGCCATGACCTGGTCGGGCTCGGGCGCGGCCTCGACGGCGGCCTGCTTGGCGGGAAGGTCGTCGCGGTCGATCCTTGCGAGCTTTTCCTCGCCCGCCGCGATATAGAGCGCGAGTTCGTCATAGAAGTTCAGCGTGCGGTCATAAAGCAGGTCCAGCGACTTGATGTCTTTCAACAGCCGGTGCTGGTGCTGGTCCAACTCGATGGTGATGCGGTCGATCTGGCCCTGCACCTGTTCGTAATTCGCGACGAATTTGGCGAAGGGCGCGGCGCGGCCCGTCAGCTTTTCCCACCAGCTGCGCTGGCGGCGCACGTCGAGCTCGCTGATGGAAAAGCCGCGGATGGTGGTCACGATCTGGCGCAGCGACTCGCCCGCGGGGCCGACGTCCTTGTTCCTGACGTCGGCCAGCATGGCTTGGCTGATTTCCTGCAGCTCGTTCTGGGCGCGGGCGCCGAAATGCACGATCGAGCCGGTGTCCTTCAGGTCGATCTCGTCCATGCGCCGGCGGATCGCCTCGGCGGTGGCGGCGTCGGCCTGCGCCAGCGAGGGCGCGGCGGCGGGCGGCTCGGGCAGGATCACGGAGGTCACGGTCTGGATCTCGTCCAGGGCAGCTGCGGCATTGGCCTGCGTCTGGGAGGTCATCCGGTGTCGTCCTTTCCTGTGAAACTTGGGCGCGGTCGCAGAATAAGCCGATTCCCGGCGAGTTCAACGCGAGCGGGCGGCGAAAGTTGCCGTCGTCGCCGGGGTGTGGCGATCATGCCGGGCAGGTCCCTGGCCGCCGGTCCGCTTTGGGTTTGCGCGACCGGCGGGCGGCGTGTAGAACCTGCGCGATTGAGCCTTGGGAAGGAGCCCCTTGCATGCGCAGAGTTGTCGTCACCGGATTGGGGATGGTCACGCCGCTGGCCTGCGGAGTCGAAGAGACCTGGACCCGGCTGCTGGCCGGAGAATCCGGCGCCGGACCGATCACCCGCTTCGACACCTCGGGCGTGCAGACGAAATACGCCTGCGAGATTCCCTTTGGCGACGGCACGGACGGCACCTTCAACCCCGACGAGTGGATGGAGCCCAAGGACCGGCGCAAGGTCGATGATTTCATCCTCTACGGCATGGCGGCCGCGACCCAGGCGGTGCGCGATTCCGGCTGGGAGCCGATGAGCGAGGCCGATTGCGAGCGCACCGGCGTGCTGATCGGTTCGGGCATCGGCGGGCTGTCGTCCATCGCCGACACCGCCGTGCTGATCAAGGAACGCGGCGCGAAGCGGGTCTCGCCCTTCTTCATTCCCGGGGCGCTGATCAACCTGGTCTCGGGCCAGGTGTCGATCCGCTTCGGCTTCAAGGGGCCGAACCATGCGGTGGTCACCGCCTGCTCGACCGGCGCCCATGCCATCGGCGACGCGGCGCGGCTGATCATGCTGGGCGATGCCGACGTCATGGTCGCGGGCGGCACCGAAAGCCCGATCTGCGAGATCGGCATCGCCGGCTTCAACGCCTGCAAGGCGCTGTCGACCAAGCGCGAGGCCGACCCCAAGGCCGCCAGCCGCCCCTGGGACGAGGACCGCGACGGCTTCGTCATGGGCGAGGGCGCCGGCGTCGTCGTGCTCGAGGAATACGAGCACGCCAAGGCCCGCGGCGCCAAGATCTATGCCGAGATCCTGGGCTATGGCATGTCGGGCGACGCCTATCACATCACCGCCCCCAGCGAGGACGGCGACGGCGGTTTCCGCAGCATGACCAATGCCTTGGCGCGCGCGAACCTGTCGCCGGCCGATATAGACTACATCAATGCGCATGGTACCTCGACCATGGCCGACGTGATCGAGCTGGGCGCGGTCGAGCGGCTCTTGGGCGATGCGGCGGGCAATGTGGTGATGTCCTCGACCAAGTCGAGCATCGGGCACCTCTTGGGCGCGGCCGGTGCGGTCGAGGCGATCTTCTGCATTCTGGCGCTGCGCGACCAGATCTGCCCGCCGACGATCAACCTGGACAACCAGGCGCGCGAATCCGCCATCGACCTGGCTGCCAATGCCGCCGTGCGCCGCAAGGTCGATTACGTGCTGTCGAACAGCTTCGGCTTCGGCGGCACCAACGCCAGCCTGGTGATGGGGCGGGTCCAGGAATGATCTGGCGCCACATCGCGTCGAATTTCCTGACGCTGCTGATCGTGATCCTGATCGCGGTCGCGGCGGCCATCGCCTGGGCCAAGCATCAATACGTGGCCCCGGGTCCCAGCGCCACCGCCGCCTGCGTGCGGGTGGCGCCGGGCGCCAGCCTGAGCGCGGTCAGCGAGCAGCTGGCCGATCAGGGCGTGGTCTCGAACGCCTATATCTTTCGGGCGGGCGCGGATTACGCCGGGAAATCGCGCGATCTGAAATACGGCTCCTACCTGGTGCCGCCGAAGAGCAGCATGGAGGAGGTGGTGCGGGTCATCACCTCGGGCGGGCCTTCGACCTGCGGCACCGAGGTGATCTATCGCATCGGCGTGCGCGAGAATTCGGTGATCCTGCGCGATACCGATGCCGAGACCGGCCAGATGGCCGAGCAGGCGAAATACAACCCCGCCACCGAGCCGGCGCCCGAACCCATCGCGGCTG from Paracoccus aminovorans includes:
- a CDS encoding SPFH domain-containing protein, with amino-acid sequence MSLFNILGGEFIEIIEWTDDSRDTMVYRFPTVGRAIKYGAKLTVREGQAAVFIHEGQLADVFQPGLYMLETNNLPILTRLQHWDHGFRSPFKSEIYFVNTTRFNDLKWGTKNPVIARDPEFGPVRIRAFGTYSMRVTDPGRFMTEIVGTDGEFTKDEITFQLRNIIVQEFSRMIAGSGIPVLDMAANTAQFGQMVAKAISPTVAEYGLTIPEFYVENISLPDEVEKMLDKRTSMGIVGDLNRFGQYAASEAMLNASQQPGGAGAGMGAGLGAGLGAGLGAAMAGRGPWGAIPGQQAPQQAPQTPPPLHPETVWHIAVDGAAQGPYGRAHLGRLAQQGGFTRETLVWTPGQDGWKPAEDVAELAQLFTIAPPPPPPPVPKG
- a CDS encoding DUF4241 domain-containing protein; this encodes MTRSAALPALLLTACLLGTGPAAADALPGAVQWLIDRSGDPDRIGRDIGPYPLDGSGIVALDPLTGFATKPAPTPAAPEARFYAVLAREDGYAYAAAIALVTADGMPARGESLGVVGVDTGLAAIVTRSGLEAMSLYYDSLQAQASDPYTALEPQLPLQTFASFVTLPDGTRMAVSSSGYGDGGYQFFRLGDAQGQTVAFYLDFLGDRKGEWIDPPPCANV
- a CDS encoding toxic anion resistance protein: MTSQTQANAAAALDEIQTVTSVILPEPPAAAPSLAQADAATAEAIRRRMDEIDLKDTGSIVHFGARAQNELQEISQAMLADVRNKDVGPAGESLRQIVTTIRGFSISELDVRRQRSWWEKLTGRAAPFAKFVANYEQVQGQIDRITIELDQHQHRLLKDIKSLDLLYDRTLNFYDELALYIAAGEEKLARIDRDDLPAKQAAVEAAPEPDQVMAAQELRDLRSARDDLERRVHDLKLTRQVTMQSLPSIRLVQENDKSLVTKINSTLVNTVPLWETQLAQAVTIQRSAEAARAVKEANDLTNDLLTANAKNLRQANAQIRTQLERGVFDIEAVRTANAELVSTIEDSLRIADEGRSRRAAAEEDLKAMEAELRKTLASASARNPSPAQAS
- a CDS encoding DUF2927 domain-containing protein → MTRIARPCLALALLAALAACSDQPPAQTPPPAAEAPPPQRPETPRPDQAALRRERAETAREAAARAEVAANSPASRTMRDHLAGVEQALIARGRLRTDDGSDIAMTPEKLAEDFVEVALYDEYLRQGGKLISRPTPAPLRRWQQPVAIRLEFGDSVAPVQRTRDRADIADFAARLQRVSGHPVGLTGAAGNFNVLILNEDERRAIGPRLASLVPGIPEGDIAALRDLAPQNYCTVFAYSSGNSPVYSQAVALIRAELPPRLRRSCVHEELAQGMGLANDSPRARPSVFNDDEEFAYLTRHDELLLKILYDPRLRPGMTEAEARPIVLQIARELLGTEV
- the fabF gene encoding beta-ketoacyl-ACP synthase II — its product is MRRVVVTGLGMVTPLACGVEETWTRLLAGESGAGPITRFDTSGVQTKYACEIPFGDGTDGTFNPDEWMEPKDRRKVDDFILYGMAAATQAVRDSGWEPMSEADCERTGVLIGSGIGGLSSIADTAVLIKERGAKRVSPFFIPGALINLVSGQVSIRFGFKGPNHAVVTACSTGAHAIGDAARLIMLGDADVMVAGGTESPICEIGIAGFNACKALSTKREADPKAASRPWDEDRDGFVMGEGAGVVVLEEYEHAKARGAKIYAEILGYGMSGDAYHITAPSEDGDGGFRSMTNALARANLSPADIDYINAHGTSTMADVIELGAVERLLGDAAGNVVMSSTKSSIGHLLGAAGAVEAIFCILALRDQICPPTINLDNQARESAIDLAANAAVRRKVDYVLSNSFGFGGTNASLVMGRVQE